The DNA region CTGCTGAGCCTGGGTTGGTTTTTCCTGTAAAGTAACGAGATCGAACTGAAAACGATATCCAGGTTCGGGACAGCCTCTGTCCTGGCTTACCAATACTTCTGCAGAGAGCGTAAGCCGGCCATCAGGTAAAATATCCACCCATTGCCCGTGCCAATTCTGATTGTTTGAAAAATTAATACTGTAAATCTCACTTTCAATTCCATAATGGCCTTCATACCAGCCACAGTCATTACCGTTGAAAGTTAACGCCGTTGCCTTCAATCTAACCGCTTTATCACTGTTGTTATTTTTTACAGTTCCGGTAACTCTATAAACATCTAATGTAGCTTTACACTTTTCTTCGTATCGTGTACCTATTTTTTTATTGCCGTCATAGCTAATGGTGACACCTTTTTCACTATAGGGAAGCTGCCCAAAACAAAATGTTGTACTTAATAGCACAATAAACAAAACGAAAAACCTTTTCATTGCAGGAGGGGATTAAGTTATATTGGTTCCCGTAAATTTGCGACAATCCCGTCATAGAAAAAATAGCTACTTATAGCTATTTTTCAATTTATTACACCCAACACTCCTTTATTGTTTTCTCACTAATTCAACAGATTTACAGGGAAGCGTGACATCAATGATGCATTAAACAGGATTATAGTTGCTAAAAAAACACTGACCAATCGCATAATATTACATGCAGTTCTAAAATCACTGCAATATTTCCAATATCGCAATCACCGCGTTATTGCTTAATGCTTCCATGTCAGCCTCTTCCAACTGCCATAACGCCAATCCGTCACGCTCATGCATCAGGCGGCCCTGCAGCTCAAAAGCCCCGGCAAGCACAAATGCGTAAAACAACGATTTATTGTTTTTAAGTTGATAAAGCGCATCCGCCCTCCCGCCAAATACCCCTGCATGCAATCGAAACGGATGCATTCCGCTGGTGGGGACCAGGTCGATCAGTTCATTTTGCCTGTTGGTAATATCAAATTTAAAAACCGCGTCGCGCGGTAGATCTATAACCTCATCATCTTTTAACTGAAAATAAATGTAATTGATCCAATCGCTTTTATAAAGATTAGTTAATTCAAGCCCCTCACCGGCAACAGCATAACCTACAAACAGCTCTCCAACATCAATCAGGCGGATATCTCCATTTACCCTTTTTAACAATACCTCGCCGGTTACCGGCATTAAAATAAACCAGCCGGAGTTTTCGACGGCGACATCAACCGAACTGCCGCCCGCCAGCATTTCATCATTCCATACCTCCAACCGGCCAAAGGGTTTACGATGCTCATTAAAGTAGTTACCATAGTTAAAACTGCTGTAACGCCTCAAGGTGTGGGTTTTCGTGAAACCTCTTTGGTCGGCTAAATGTATTTGTCCCGGTGAGATCTTTTCCATGTTAATTGTGATATTGCAGTGAAGTTATATTTATATACGGCTGCAATTGCATAAGGTTAGTAGATATGCTATTATTTTCGGCAAATTGTTGGATTTCTGGTGTATGATCAGATATCAGCAAGTAGCTGTCGATGGTATCATGCCAGATCAGTGGTTCGGAATAGAAATTGACCGCGATCTGGTGCTTGTCCTTATCATTAATATCCGAATTGATGATCTCCAGCTGAAACTTGCTGAATGTAAGGAACCGCCGGCCAACATTATTTAAAATATCGGGCATAATACCGCCAAGCTGCTGAATATAACCGGTAACCGATGGTATAACCATACCGGTTAAACGCTGGGCATTGGGCACATTCCTTAACAATTCAGCATAAGAAGTATAGGCTGTTCCCTGGCTAAAATTCTGGGCCTGCATTTTAAATTCCAGGTAGGTGCTTTCAAAAACCAGCTTATCCCATTGCTTAACCGACCGGATATCGATGATTTTACGATAACATAAAATGATGACGCGCTTTTGCATATGATGGTTCAAAAAACAAAAACGCCGGCGACAGCCGGCGCCCTGTTACAAAACAAGATTAAAATTTTAAGCAGGCACACTTAAACTGATAGCTAATACAAAACCGGCAGTGGTGCTACCGGTAACAGTAGCAGTTTCAAGCGTATACCCATCGCTAAACACATTATCACTCGCATTATACGTATATCCGCTCATGCCTTTAGCATAACCGCTAACAGCCGCCAGGGCCGTGCCGGTGCCCTCCGGAAAAGCGATCTGCGTTACTTTCAATGATGTACCCGATGAGTTATACACATGAACGTGAATATGCGTAGCCCTGCCCGTATACCAACCTGGAAATATAGAAGTAAAAGTTACCAGGCCATTTGAATCGGTAGTTTGCCTGCCACGCAAAAAATGTACGGAAGTATAATTTGTTGATTGTGTGCCGCTGCCGCCATATTCAGAATAATTGCCTTCCGCATCGCAATGCCAGATATCAACCAACGCTCCCGAAAGCGCGCTACAGCTATTATTACTGTTGTTGATTGTAATTTTCACGGTAAGCTTATACCCTGTACGGCCATCGGTAATATCGCTCCTTACATATGATGCAGGCGAATGCGTTGGATACGGACCTTCCGTTTCGGTAGGCACAACACTGCAAGTGCCTGAATCGGTTGAACCTGAAGTACTGCCGGAAGATGAAGTTGTAGTAGTTGTGGCGGTATCCGCATCTTTTTTGCAGGCTTCAACCAATACCGACGATGACACTGCGCCGATTACCAGGCTTTTTAAAAAGTTCTTTCTTTCCATTGTATGTTCTCCTTTTAAGTTTAATCTAAATCGTTGATTCAAAAGTAAAAGTGGTATAGTCAGTGTTGAAACATGTGTCGGTTAGCTGCCTTTTTGTGTCGATAAACGGCAAATTATCTGTGTGCGGGAAGATAAGATTGTATAAACATACAGTTGCATGACAACTTTAAACCGTCAAATTTCTCTATCTTTGCATGTTTTTTTGAGAGTATATAATATTTATGGCATTAAAAAGCAGTGCGGTGATTACCGGTGTAGGTGGCTATGTTCCTGACAACATTTTAACTAACAGTGATTTAGAAAAAATGGTTGAAACTAACAGCGACTGGATAGTTTCGCGTACAGGGATCAAAGAAAGAAGAATCCTCGCCGACAGATCAATGGCTACTTCAGACATGGCCGCCTTTGCGGTGAAAAATCTACTTGAAAATGCCAAAATTGATCCTTCTGAAATAGACTGCGTTATTATAGCCACTTCAACACCCGATTACCTGCTTATCTCTACCGCCAGCATCGTTTGTGATAAATGTGGTTTAAGCAATGCCTGGGCGTCTGACGTTAATGCAGCCTGCAGTGGTTTCCTTTATGCCTTTACCCTTGGCTCGAGCCTGGTTGAAAGCAACCGTTATA from Mucilaginibacter sp. SJ includes:
- a CDS encoding pirin family protein encodes the protein MEKISPGQIHLADQRGFTKTHTLRRYSSFNYGNYFNEHRKPFGRLEVWNDEMLAGGSSVDVAVENSGWFILMPVTGEVLLKRVNGDIRLIDVGELFVGYAVAGEGLELTNLYKSDWINYIYFQLKDDEVIDLPRDAVFKFDITNRQNELIDLVPTSGMHPFRLHAGVFGGRADALYQLKNNKSLFYAFVLAGAFELQGRLMHERDGLALWQLEEADMEALSNNAVIAILEILQ
- a CDS encoding dioxygenase family protein codes for the protein MERKNFLKSLVIGAVSSSVLVEACKKDADTATTTTTSSSGSTSGSTDSGTCSVVPTETEGPYPTHSPASYVRSDITDGRTGYKLTVKITINNSNNSCSALSGALVDIWHCDAEGNYSEYGGSGTQSTNYTSVHFLRGRQTTDSNGLVTFTSIFPGWYTGRATHIHVHVYNSSGTSLKVTQIAFPEGTGTALAAVSGYAKGMSGYTYNASDNVFSDGYTLETATVTGSTTAGFVLAISLSVPA